One segment of Paraburkholderia sp. PREW-6R DNA contains the following:
- the fdxH gene encoding formate dehydrogenase subunit beta, translating to MALQSLDIKRLSATTVPQTQVREPITGTVAKLIDVSKCIGCKACQTACMEWNDLRDDIGVTTGVYDNPRDLSEHSWTVMRFSEYENPEGDLEWLIRKDGCMHCEDPGCLKACPSPGAIVQYTNGIVDFHEENCIGCGYCVTGCPFNVPRISKQDNRAYKCTLCSDRVAVGQEPACVKTCPTGAIMFGTKEDMKQQASDRIEDLKERGFQNAGLYDPAGVGGTHVMYVLHHADKPTLYHGLPQNPKISAMVAIWKGLAKPLALAGIAFAAVAGFFHYTRVGPNEVSEADEAEAQHEADEANEARRSREVSQ from the coding sequence ATGGCACTGCAATCACTTGATATCAAACGCCTCTCGGCCACGACCGTCCCGCAAACGCAGGTGCGCGAGCCGATCACGGGCACGGTCGCCAAGCTCATCGATGTGTCGAAATGCATCGGCTGCAAGGCGTGTCAGACCGCGTGCATGGAGTGGAACGACCTGCGCGACGACATCGGCGTCACCACGGGCGTGTACGACAACCCGCGTGATCTGTCCGAGCATTCATGGACAGTCATGCGTTTCTCGGAATACGAGAATCCCGAGGGCGATCTGGAGTGGCTGATCCGCAAGGACGGCTGCATGCATTGCGAGGATCCGGGCTGTCTGAAGGCGTGTCCGTCGCCAGGCGCGATCGTCCAGTACACGAACGGTATCGTGGATTTTCACGAGGAAAACTGCATCGGCTGCGGCTACTGCGTGACAGGCTGTCCGTTCAACGTCCCGCGTATTTCGAAGCAGGACAACCGTGCGTACAAATGCACGCTGTGTTCCGACCGCGTGGCGGTGGGTCAGGAACCGGCTTGCGTGAAGACCTGTCCGACGGGCGCCATCATGTTCGGCACCAAGGAAGACATGAAGCAGCAGGCGTCCGACCGGATCGAAGATCTGAAAGAGCGCGGTTTCCAGAATGCCGGTTTGTACGATCCCGCCGGCGTGGGCGGCACGCATGTCATGTACGTGCTGCATCACGCCGACAAGCCCACGCTGTATCACGGCTTGCCGCAGAATCCGAAGATCAGCGCAATGGTCGCCATCTGGAAAGGTCTCGCGAAACCGTTGGCGCTCGCGGGCATTGCGTTCGCGGCGGTGGCCGGTTTCTTCCACTACACGCGCGTCGGTCCGAACGAGGTGAGTGAAGCGGACGAAGCCGAAGCGCAGCATGAAGCCGACGAAGCCAACGAGGCACGCCGTTCGCGGGAGGTATCGCAATGA